Proteins encoded in a region of the Clostridium beijerinckii genome:
- a CDS encoding 2-hydroxyglutaryl-CoA dehydratase, which translates to MKIMTPHLGNTYLVTKAVFDTLGIDYIIPEFNSKKSLEIGSMYSPDDMCLPFKLMMGNYIQGIEQGADTIIITGSCGPCRYGEYCELQINTLKKLGHNLNFIVLDKPSEIGPKEFLNRISSISSSSNKNMPQKLNALRIGFKVLNLIDKIEAKAHYLAGYEKNKNECKKLLSKCKIDAENSNSPNEMIKILNKYDKRLDSLEICSDRNPIKVAIIGEIYTIIEPFSNLFIEDKLMEYGVSTQRKLTPSWWAKNSIMSVVGMNSLDIRKASKEYLPLYIGGHARECIGEAVMAAHDGFDGAIQIFPMGCMPEIVCKAVLPSISKDKNFPILTLVVDEMTGEAGYITRIEAFLDLLERRKQKCII; encoded by the coding sequence ATGAAAATTATGACGCCTCATTTAGGAAATACATATCTGGTTACTAAGGCAGTGTTCGATACTCTTGGTATAGACTATATAATTCCAGAATTCAATAGTAAAAAATCATTAGAAATAGGATCTATGTATTCTCCAGATGATATGTGCCTCCCATTTAAACTTATGATGGGAAATTACATACAGGGAATTGAACAAGGTGCAGATACAATAATAATTACTGGAAGCTGCGGACCTTGCAGATATGGAGAATATTGCGAACTCCAAATAAACACGCTAAAAAAATTGGGACATAATTTGAATTTCATTGTATTAGATAAACCGTCAGAAATAGGCCCAAAAGAATTTCTAAATAGGATATCTTCTATCTCATCTAGCAGCAATAAGAATATGCCGCAAAAGCTAAATGCATTACGTATAGGATTTAAAGTTCTAAATCTAATAGATAAAATAGAGGCAAAAGCACATTACTTAGCAGGATATGAAAAAAATAAAAATGAATGTAAAAAACTCTTAAGTAAGTGTAAAATTGATGCCGAAAATAGTAATAGTCCTAATGAGATGATAAAAATACTAAACAAATATGATAAAAGACTAGATTCCCTAGAGATATGTAGTGATAGGAATCCAATAAAAGTAGCAATAATAGGAGAAATCTATACAATAATCGAGCCATTTTCAAACCTTTTTATTGAGGATAAACTTATGGAATATGGGGTTTCAACTCAAAGAAAACTCACTCCAAGTTGGTGGGCTAAAAATTCTATTATGTCAGTTGTTGGAATGAATTCTTTAGACATACGAAAAGCTTCTAAAGAATACCTTCCATTATATATCGGAGGACACGCAAGAGAATGCATTGGAGAAGCAGTAATGGCTGCACATGATGGATTTGATGGTGCAATTCAAATATTTCCTATGGGATGTATGCCAGAAATTGTTTGCAAAGCTGTGCTTCCTTCCATATCTAAAGATAAGAATTTTCCTATTTTAACTCTTGTAGTTGATGAAATGACGGGTGAAGCAGGATATATTACAAGAATAGAAGCATTCCTAGATCTATTAGAAAGGAGAAAGCAAAAATGTATTATTTAG